The following are from one region of the Sorghum bicolor cultivar BTx623 chromosome 2, Sorghum_bicolor_NCBIv3, whole genome shotgun sequence genome:
- the LOC8060688 gene encoding F-box only protein 13, whose product MAATLDGAAGGKKRKRAAPGLADLHDDMLERVLARLPPASYFRLRGVSRRWRAAAESRTFRAACARVTARDPWFLMLEDPDHQYQDQDERRPRPAAVFDSAERAWARWRGAPGPLQPVAAAGGLLLYRDPGTGDLTVVNPLTGASRALPPPPPTPTRALQAVAMYGSPYRVVLILGELPDLSTVVYDSSTNAWGDEAALSRKPAEDAASSREERVAEADGDDTVYFLSKSGDVVATTMQRSASRQYSSAVACREGGGGDAVAYFLSRSGTVVACDLSRRAFAELPRILPAYHEYSIDVVACGGAAYAVVLSEFLDAASLRVWEFAGGAWRQVAAMPPAMAHAFRGAKADVNCVGHGGRVMVCVSSSTAAGASGCFMCDVRTNRWEELAGGDGDAATGFVAALSFEPRMEAAV is encoded by the coding sequence ATGGCGGCCACGCTGGACGGAGCTGCCGGAGGCAAGAAGCGCAAGCGCGCGGCGCCCGGCCTCGCCGACCTCCACGACGACATGctcgagcgcgtgctcgcgcGCCTCCCGCCGGCCAGCTACTTCCGCCTGCGTGGCGTCTCCCGCCGGTGGCGCGCAGCCGCGGAGTCCCGCACCTTCCGCGCCGCCTGCGCGCGCGTCACGGCAAGGGACCCATGGTTCCTCATGCTCGAGGACCCCGACCACCAGTACCAGGACCAGGACGAGCGGCGGCCGCGCCCCGCCGCCGTCTTCGACTCCGCCGAGCGCGCCTGGGCGCGGTGGCGTGGCGCGCCGGGTCCCCTGCAGCCGGTGGCCGCCGCGGGCGGGCTCCTGCTGTACCGCGACCCGGGCACGGGTGACCTCACCGTGGTCAACCCGCTCACGGGCGCGTCCCGCgcgctcccgccgccgccgccgacgccgacgcgcgCGCTGCAGGCTGTCGCCATGTACGGCTCGCCGTACCGCGTGGTGCTCATCTTAGGCGAGCTCCCGGACCTGTCCACGGTGGTGTACGACTCGTCGACGAACGCGTGGGGCGACGAGGCGGCGCTGTCCCGGAAACCGGCCGAGGACGCCGCCTCGTCCCGGGAGGAGCGCGTCGCGGAGGCGGACGGCGACGACACGGTCTACTTCCTGAGCAAGTCCGGCGACGTCGTGGCCACCACCATGCAGCGGAGCGCGTCGCGGCAGTACTCGTCCGCCGTGGCGTGCCGCGAAGGAGGAGGCGGCGACGCCGTGGCCTACTTCCTGAGCCGCTCGGGCACGGTGGTGGCCTGCGACCTGTCGCGCCGCGCGTTCGCGGAGCTGCCCCGGATCCTTCCCGCGTACCACGAGTACTCCATCGACGTGGTGGCGTGCGGCGGCGCCGCCTACGCGGTGGTGCTCTCGGAGTTCCTCGACGCGGCCAGCCTCCGCGTGTGGGAGTTCGCGGGCGGCGCGTGGCGGCAGGTGGCCGCGATGCCGCCCGCCATGGCGCACGCCTTCCGCGGCGCCAAGGCGGACGTGAACTGCGTCGGCCACGGGGGCCGCGTCATGGTCTGCGTCAGCTCCAgcaccgccgccggcgccaGCGGCTGCTTCATGTGCGACGTCAGGACCAACCGGTgggaggagctcgccggcgGGGACGGGGACGCCGCCACCGGCTTCGTGGCCGCACTGTCGTTCGAGCCGAGAATGGAGGCCGCCGTCTGA